The following are from one region of the Rhodopirellula sp. P2 genome:
- a CDS encoding BatA domain-containing protein has translation MNFLNLGLLAGALAFVVPLAIHLLFRSRYRSMDWGAMFLLQDVVAKNRRRMQWHQWILLALRCAIPILLALAMARPLLSSARALPGSEPLTLILCVDDSRSMQAAGRHDRALKAATGLIGNLSRGDEVIVILASQLTAPIQRSAPRDALVDLSELPFDGPPSDYVQALDTCLDACQEASHPNRRIVICGDFQSNSLAAGNQWIDAVEDARVQLDRMTPPPRVDFLNVSQADAMLDNLVVESLDANAPAVLKDRLVNFTAKIRNDSDRSVSRLTGRWFYDGQTVQTATLDIAPRSSSTLSFAHTPETAGNHSLAFAVEHTDAIAADNRRRLAFNVLPQIRVWLVDGNPSNEPLQSETDFLRLALSPFAFASVNESARPGQNARSDLVSSRVFSSSRWSSELSTQMETAERPDVIIFANVKQINSRNDSDNELLEQFLAHDGKLVFFDGDQVAADQWNNIPWLPAKLDRLITASDIEAVLESENSVTAEEQDRLGFTIQPPRGRQSVWGTLQDAGDGIWEEVRVGRYRRLLIEDSSTESTQILLRTSDQAVLAVRRSNVIQFAIGCDTEWSTLPLRAVYLPMMQQLILDLVGSQESMNVVAGQPMLIPGATASWTVTSPDGSSSAFQSLSGDAGGNDALNVSSGVFSHTQIAGIYRFRPDAPAAPLLRVAEIPASESDLRTLEPSQIETFAERLQARLFDTPEDLVEATATDRFGQEIWRPLMSLVLFVLIAELLWQQFAGRPKSAATAWNAPVASAGSHR, from the coding sequence ATGAATTTCCTCAACCTCGGATTGCTCGCCGGCGCACTGGCTTTTGTGGTTCCCCTGGCAATCCACCTGTTGTTTCGCAGTCGCTATCGATCCATGGATTGGGGAGCGATGTTCTTGCTTCAGGACGTCGTTGCGAAAAACCGCCGACGCATGCAGTGGCATCAATGGATCCTGCTAGCGCTGCGGTGTGCGATTCCGATCTTGCTGGCGCTCGCGATGGCTCGTCCATTGCTCTCTTCAGCTCGCGCCTTGCCCGGGTCCGAACCGCTGACGCTGATCCTGTGTGTCGATGACAGTCGTTCCATGCAGGCTGCCGGACGCCACGACCGCGCTCTAAAAGCAGCCACCGGACTGATTGGAAATCTATCACGCGGTGACGAAGTGATCGTGATTCTGGCCAGTCAGCTCACTGCACCCATCCAGCGATCCGCCCCACGCGATGCTTTGGTTGACTTGTCCGAACTTCCCTTCGACGGTCCTCCCTCAGACTACGTCCAAGCCTTGGACACTTGCCTGGACGCATGCCAAGAGGCCTCGCATCCGAACCGCCGCATCGTGATTTGCGGCGACTTTCAATCCAACAGTTTGGCTGCTGGGAATCAATGGATCGATGCGGTCGAAGACGCGCGCGTTCAACTGGATCGCATGACACCGCCACCGCGAGTCGACTTCCTCAACGTTTCTCAAGCCGACGCCATGCTGGACAACTTGGTGGTCGAATCACTCGACGCCAACGCCCCAGCGGTTTTGAAAGATCGGTTGGTCAACTTCACCGCAAAGATCCGGAATGATTCGGATCGCTCGGTCAGTCGATTGACTGGGCGATGGTTCTACGATGGGCAGACCGTGCAAACCGCAACCCTCGACATCGCTCCTCGCAGTTCATCCACGCTCTCGTTCGCACACACCCCGGAAACAGCCGGAAACCATTCGCTGGCGTTCGCCGTCGAACACACCGACGCGATCGCGGCGGACAATCGCCGCAGACTTGCATTCAACGTCCTGCCCCAAATCCGGGTGTGGTTGGTCGATGGAAATCCATCCAACGAACCGTTGCAAAGCGAAACCGACTTTTTGCGTTTGGCGCTCAGCCCCTTTGCCTTTGCCAGCGTCAATGAGAGTGCACGGCCAGGCCAGAATGCACGTTCCGATCTGGTCAGCAGTCGAGTCTTCTCGAGCTCGCGATGGTCGTCTGAACTGTCAACCCAAATGGAAACCGCTGAACGTCCCGACGTCATCATCTTTGCCAACGTCAAACAGATCAACTCGCGAAATGACTCTGACAACGAGTTGCTCGAACAGTTTCTTGCTCACGATGGAAAGCTGGTTTTCTTCGACGGCGATCAAGTGGCTGCTGATCAGTGGAACAACATCCCATGGTTGCCAGCCAAACTGGATCGACTCATCACCGCTTCGGACATCGAAGCAGTCTTGGAAAGCGAGAACTCCGTCACGGCGGAAGAGCAAGACCGCCTTGGGTTCACGATCCAACCCCCTCGCGGCAGGCAGAGTGTTTGGGGAACGCTGCAAGACGCCGGCGATGGCATCTGGGAAGAAGTTCGAGTCGGCCGGTATCGTCGACTGCTGATCGAAGATTCTTCCACCGAGTCCACTCAAATCTTGTTGCGAACATCAGACCAAGCCGTTTTAGCAGTTCGGCGATCCAACGTGATTCAGTTTGCCATTGGTTGCGATACAGAATGGTCCACCTTGCCGCTGCGTGCGGTCTACTTGCCGATGATGCAGCAGTTGATATTGGACTTGGTGGGCAGCCAAGAATCCATGAACGTGGTGGCAGGCCAACCGATGCTGATCCCGGGGGCAACCGCCTCTTGGACGGTGACGTCGCCGGATGGTTCCAGTTCCGCATTCCAATCACTTTCCGGTGACGCTGGTGGAAACGACGCTCTGAACGTTTCATCCGGCGTCTTCAGCCACACCCAAATCGCTGGCATCTATCGTTTTCGACCGGACGCCCCCGCCGCCCCCCTTCTTCGAGTCGCAGAAATCCCTGCCTCTGAATCAGATCTCCGAACCCTGGAACCCAGCCAAATCGAAACCTTTGCAGAGCGTCTGCAAGCACGCTTGTTCGACACACCCGAAGACTTGGTGGAAGCGACGGCAACCGATCGATTTGGCCAAGAAATCTGGCGACCGCTGATGTCCCTGGTGCTGTTCGTCCTGATCGCGGAACTGCTCTGGCAACAATTTGCCGGGCGTCCCAAATCGGCCGCCACCGCTTGGAATGCTCCCGTCGCTTCCGCAGGGAGTCATCGATGA
- a CDS encoding DUF58 domain-containing protein, whose amino-acid sequence MRFPDLFTARDASRAAALQWIARQAVEGLTAGRHRSPHKGSSVEFKEHRPYVPGDELRNIDWRAFGKSDRLYIREFEEETNLRCTLLVDRSGSMQYAGSRALQLTDSRASLGNRKQDYATAIAAAIAYMMLSSQDAVGLMTFADKISDSLPPRTMPSHLQALLKILAGDSGGGETDLGTVIRQAMLKLPRRSLVVLISDGLGDPESLGKAFAALRAQRQEVVFLQILDPDEVDFPFHDRIEFRDLENTDHREIIDSRQIRSRYIESLKRHNATIEAACRRNRVDHAMITTDVPVVDALARFVTLRRGGGVSGSLTFPGSVLAGSQPNSSAEGNSSK is encoded by the coding sequence ATGCGTTTTCCCGATCTGTTCACCGCGCGTGATGCGTCGCGTGCCGCCGCGTTGCAGTGGATCGCGAGACAGGCTGTCGAGGGGCTGACCGCGGGTCGCCACCGATCACCGCACAAAGGCTCCAGCGTCGAGTTCAAAGAGCACCGTCCCTACGTGCCCGGCGATGAACTGCGGAACATCGATTGGCGTGCGTTCGGCAAAAGCGATCGCCTCTACATTCGCGAATTTGAAGAAGAGACCAACTTACGATGCACACTGTTGGTCGACCGCAGCGGCAGCATGCAATACGCCGGCAGTCGGGCGTTGCAACTAACAGACTCCCGTGCCTCCCTGGGCAATCGCAAGCAGGATTACGCCACCGCGATCGCCGCGGCAATCGCATACATGATGCTCTCCAGCCAAGATGCGGTTGGATTGATGACGTTCGCCGACAAGATCAGTGACTCGTTGCCGCCGCGAACCATGCCGTCGCACCTCCAAGCCTTGCTGAAGATTCTGGCCGGTGATTCTGGTGGCGGTGAAACGGACTTGGGCACAGTCATCCGCCAAGCGATGCTGAAACTGCCACGACGTTCGTTGGTGGTTCTGATATCCGATGGCCTTGGCGATCCTGAATCACTCGGCAAAGCGTTTGCGGCCTTGCGAGCCCAACGACAAGAGGTCGTGTTTCTACAAATCCTCGATCCAGATGAAGTCGATTTCCCCTTCCATGACCGCATCGAATTTCGCGATTTGGAGAACACCGATCATCGCGAAATCATCGATTCGCGACAAATCCGCTCCCGCTACATCGAGTCCCTGAAGCGTCACAACGCGACGATCGAAGCAGCCTGCCGCCGCAACCGCGTCGACCACGCCATGATCACGACCGACGTTCCTGTCGTCGACGCCCTTGCGAGGTTCGTGACACTGCGGCGTGGGGGTGGTGTCAGTGGTTCACTGACCTTCCCCGGTTCCGTCTTGGCGGGCTCCCAACCGAACTCCTCGGCAGAGGGCAATTCTTCCAAATGA